From Elusimicrobiaceae bacterium, one genomic window encodes:
- a CDS encoding epoxyqueuosine reductase QueH, with protein sequence MSDEKLLLLSCCAPCSCGVIKKLALQGRSFSVLFYNPNIDQAQEYQTRLLENKRVCEEFGVPFVDLGYEPEVWQEAIKGLECEPERGKRCSACFYLRLLRTAQYAKENGFTAFSSVLGISRHKDLAQVNEQAQKAAEKIAIPYDETNWRKGGLEDLRREVNKQMQLYNQTYCGCVYSKRGRNEKVS encoded by the coding sequence ATGTCCGATGAAAAACTCCTCTTATTATCCTGCTGTGCTCCCTGTTCTTGCGGTGTAATTAAAAAACTAGCCTTGCAAGGACGTTCTTTTAGTGTATTATTTTATAACCCGAATATTGACCAAGCGCAAGAATATCAAACACGCTTGTTGGAAAATAAAAGAGTGTGTGAAGAATTTGGGGTGCCTTTTGTGGATCTGGGTTATGAGCCGGAGGTATGGCAAGAAGCCATTAAAGGATTAGAATGTGAACCGGAGCGCGGAAAACGCTGTAGCGCGTGTTTTTATTTACGCTTGCTACGTACGGCGCAATATGCGAAAGAAAACGGTTTTACGGCCTTTTCATCGGTTTTGGGGATATCTCGCCACAAAGATTTAGCCCAAGTGAATGAGCAAGCCCAAAAAGCAGCCGAAAAGATAGCAATACCTTACGATGAAACGAACTGGCGCAAAGGGGGATTGGAAGACTTGCGCCGAGAGGTAAACAAACAAATGCAACTGTACAATCAAACTTATTGCGGTTGTGTGTATAGCAAGAGGGGGAGAAATGAAAAGGTTTCTTAA
- a CDS encoding S1 RNA-binding domain-containing protein, producing MTMNEEIKTTEEINEAEMTMDQLIAQQESLSEQLNKREIVEVTVVQISGDYILVDTGAKKEGAILVSEFDGKTLPAVGEKVSAVLVKRGSDERHSILSHKKALEMKGWDLCKAAYESKERVKGVILQTVKGGYIVEVLGVSGFMPLSLSELHTAYKHYLPVGAKIKAVIVEFSKEKQKLIVSRKQVLEEDEAVRRTEVLGQIKEGDVLRVVVAKVDKERLFLRFHGIEGVVTLENIAWKEPETAIANFRRGQRLKAKLLKLDKETPRLEFGLKQLFLNPADALKRRYPYKSSVKAKIEKISEEEGVECTIGKNNTKAFISPFEMGREFTANVGDVITALVVGVNPETFTVNLSVKKYDQAQNRKVVAQYLKQAPRPTLGQLLEDSFKTEEAETEEN from the coding sequence ATGACAATGAACGAAGAAATCAAAACCACGGAAGAGATCAACGAAGCTGAAATGACGATGGACCAGTTGATCGCTCAACAAGAGTCTTTATCTGAACAGTTGAATAAACGTGAGATTGTGGAAGTGACGGTTGTACAAATTTCTGGTGATTATATTTTGGTCGATACCGGTGCCAAAAAAGAAGGAGCCATCTTGGTTTCTGAATTTGACGGCAAAACCTTGCCCGCCGTGGGGGAAAAAGTTTCTGCAGTACTCGTAAAACGCGGCAGCGATGAAAGACACTCTATCTTGTCTCATAAAAAAGCCTTAGAAATGAAAGGCTGGGACTTGTGCAAGGCCGCTTATGAAAGCAAAGAACGTGTAAAAGGTGTGATTTTGCAAACGGTAAAAGGCGGATATATTGTGGAAGTGTTGGGCGTTAGCGGCTTTATGCCTCTTTCTTTGTCTGAACTTCATACCGCTTACAAACATTATTTGCCGGTAGGTGCCAAAATCAAAGCTGTTATCGTAGAATTTTCTAAAGAAAAACAAAAACTCATTGTTTCTCGCAAACAAGTTTTGGAAGAAGATGAAGCCGTGCGCCGCACCGAAGTTTTGGGTCAAATTAAAGAAGGTGATGTCTTGCGCGTTGTTGTAGCCAAAGTAGACAAGGAACGTTTATTCTTGCGCTTCCATGGTATTGAAGGTGTCGTCACCTTAGAAAATATTGCTTGGAAAGAACCCGAAACCGCTATTGCCAACTTCCGCCGCGGTCAACGCTTGAAAGCCAAATTATTAAAATTGGACAAAGAAACTCCGAGACTCGAATTTGGTTTGAAACAACTTTTCTTAAATCCGGCCGATGCTTTGAAACGCCGCTATCCGTACAAGAGCTCCGTTAAAGCTAAAATCGAAAAGATTTCCGAAGAAGAAGGTGTGGAATGTACCATCGGTAAAAACAATACTAAAGCCTTTATCAGCCCCTTTGAAATGGGCCGCGAATTTACGGCCAATGTGGGTGATGTGATTACTGCTTTGGTGGTGGGTGTCAATCCGGAAACCTTTACGGTTAACCTCTCCGTTAAGAAATATGACCAAGCTCAAAACCGCAAAGTGGTGGCGCAGTACTTGAAACAAGCCCCGCGTCCGACTTTGGGTCAACTCTTGGAAGATTCTTTCAAAACCGAAGAAGCCGAGACCGAAGAAAACTAA
- a CDS encoding 1-acyl-sn-glycerol-3-phosphate acyltransferase has product MLLNLVKSSARVFFKVFYDFRVEGLENIPKTGALIIAGNHLSNADPPAIGGFAGLVRDSRFMAKKELFEIPLLGWFFRRCGYISVDRKRTIGDFGALEGAIAALSRGESVVMFPEGTRSKTGKPQKPKSGIGFLVYKTGAPVLPVKIEGTFGWPWVRKIRLKFGEPMILKQDPTLEPKVQYKQFASEIMDKINSITI; this is encoded by the coding sequence ATGCTTCTTAATTTGGTAAAATCTAGTGCAAGGGTGTTCTTTAAAGTTTTTTATGATTTCCGTGTAGAAGGTTTGGAAAATATTCCTAAAACCGGTGCGTTGATCATTGCCGGTAATCATTTATCCAATGCAGATCCTCCGGCCATTGGCGGTTTTGCGGGGTTGGTGCGTGACTCTCGCTTTATGGCTAAGAAGGAACTGTTTGAAATACCTTTGCTCGGTTGGTTTTTCCGTCGTTGTGGTTATATTTCTGTTGACCGTAAACGTACGATTGGTGACTTCGGTGCTTTAGAAGGGGCCATCGCTGCTCTAAGCAGAGGAGAAAGTGTGGTCATGTTTCCAGAGGGTACACGCTCCAAAACAGGGAAACCGCAAAAGCCTAAAAGCGGAATCGGATTTTTGGTATACAAAACGGGTGCTCCTGTATTACCCGTAAAAATAGAAGGAACTTTCGGTTGGCCGTGGGTACGTAAAATTCGCCTCAAATTCGGTGAACCGATGATTTTAAAGCAGGATCCGACCTTAGAACCTAAGGTCCAATACAAACAATTTGCCAGTGAAATAATGGACAAAATAAATTCAATTACTATCTAA
- a CDS encoding (d)CMP kinase, whose translation MSRAKGLVIAIDGTAGTGKSSVGRAVAEKLGYGFLSTGGLYRALAYQVFAKQVDPADEQAVLETAQNIQFSFERQPDATLKMYVDGEYLGGKLHLDEVAQTASKVSTHAAARAVLTEKMREAGRDGGIIMEGRDIGTVVFPDAEVKIYLDATAEERANRRVKQLLAKGNEADYDQILASIKERDLRDSTRSASPLKPAEDAIKIDTSTMTMPQVIDEILKEINKYAS comes from the coding sequence ATGAGTAGAGCCAAAGGTTTGGTGATTGCCATAGACGGTACGGCCGGAACGGGAAAGTCTTCCGTCGGTAGGGCCGTAGCGGAAAAATTAGGATATGGATTTTTAAGTACAGGCGGTTTATATCGGGCTTTGGCTTATCAGGTTTTTGCCAAGCAGGTAGATCCGGCCGATGAACAAGCCGTTTTGGAAACGGCTCAAAATATACAATTCTCCTTTGAGCGCCAGCCTGATGCCACGCTTAAAATGTATGTAGATGGCGAATATCTGGGTGGAAAACTTCATTTAGACGAAGTGGCTCAAACGGCGAGTAAAGTGTCCACCCATGCGGCGGCGCGTGCGGTTTTAACCGAAAAAATGAGAGAGGCCGGCCGCGATGGCGGAATTATCATGGAAGGACGTGATATCGGTACGGTGGTTTTTCCTGATGCGGAAGTGAAAATTTATTTAGATGCGACTGCTGAAGAAAGAGCCAACCGTCGTGTAAAACAACTCTTGGCCAAAGGAAACGAGGCCGATTATGACCAAATTTTGGCTTCTATTAAAGAGCGTGATTTGCGTGATAGTACGCGGTCTGCTTCTCCGCTGAAACCGGCTGAAGATGCTATAAAAATAGATACTTCAACCATGACTATGCCTCAGGTCATAGATGAAATTTTAAAGGAAATTAACAAGTATGCTTCTTAA
- a CDS encoding PilT/PilU family type 4a pilus ATPase, with protein sequence MSVGLQSLLRTVVDNKASGLHIRGNSNAYVRLHGQIKPIDDSFVSNDEAKKMAYACMGERERRIFEQYSTVDFSLDAKSYGRFRFNIFRQATKIAMAIRHIPLKIPTFKELSLPEDVLKKIADNRRGLIIVTGMTGSGKTSTLAAMIDYINRTRNGHILTIEDPIEFVHTENKCIISQMELGVDTPSYTGALRAAMRQDPDVIMIGELRDTEVMRAAISAAETGQLVLSTMHTVNVPQTLSRLTDAFPIEQQAQVRLQLSELVRGIICQRLLPTIKPGMTPAIEVMVATPQTRKLILENRVGDLTKAMQNGEFYGMNTFDQSLAALYKSNKVDMEQVLAAASSPDALMMAIRGVTSSLEAA encoded by the coding sequence ATGTCCGTAGGATTACAAAGTTTACTTAGAACAGTGGTTGATAATAAAGCCAGCGGTTTGCATATTCGCGGTAATTCCAATGCTTATGTTCGTTTGCACGGTCAAATAAAACCGATTGACGATTCTTTTGTTTCCAATGATGAAGCAAAGAAGATGGCTTATGCCTGTATGGGTGAGCGCGAACGCAGAATTTTTGAACAATATAGTACGGTAGACTTTTCTTTGGATGCCAAATCTTACGGGCGTTTTCGTTTTAATATATTTCGCCAAGCTACTAAAATTGCGATGGCCATTCGCCATATTCCGTTAAAAATTCCTACTTTTAAAGAGTTAAGCCTGCCGGAAGATGTGCTTAAAAAAATTGCCGATAACAGACGTGGTTTAATTATTGTGACAGGTATGACCGGATCCGGCAAAACCTCTACTTTGGCGGCGATGATTGATTATATTAACCGTACTCGCAACGGACATATTTTGACCATTGAAGACCCTATCGAGTTTGTACATACGGAAAATAAGTGTATCATCAGCCAGATGGAATTAGGGGTAGATACTCCGTCTTATACGGGGGCCTTACGCGCTGCCATGCGTCAAGATCCGGATGTTATTATGATTGGTGAATTGCGCGATACTGAAGTGATGCGCGCCGCGATTAGTGCAGCGGAGACAGGCCAATTGGTCCTTTCTACCATGCATACGGTTAACGTACCGCAGACGCTTTCTCGCTTGACGGATGCTTTCCCTATTGAACAACAGGCCCAAGTCCGTTTACAATTGTCGGAATTGGTGCGCGGTATTATTTGTCAGCGTTTATTGCCTACCATCAAGCCGGGCATGACCCCTGCGATAGAAGTGATGGTGGCTACTCCGCAAACGCGTAAATTGATTTTAGAAAACCGCGTAGGTGATTTGACTAAAGCCATGCAAAACGGCGAATTTTATGGCATGAATACCTTTGACCAATCTTTGGCCGCTTTGTATAAATCTAACAAGGTGGATATGGAACAAGTGTTGGCAGCTGCCAGCAGTCCCGATGCTTTGATGATGGCCATTCGCGGTGTCACCAGCAGTTTGGAGGCAGCCTAA
- the ftsZ gene encoding cell division protein FtsZ encodes MNELFMANDSFETKKAKIKVIGVGGGGGNAINHMVNSGLRDIDFIAVNTDAQDLRRNQAPYLVQVGEKITKGLGVGGDPEKGRRAAEESKEKLKLIIGQTDLLFITAGMGGGTGTGVAPYLAKIAKEIYGDELLVIGVVTRPFNFEGYVREKQADEGIKEMQKHVDSMIIVPNEKLFANIDPETSSRDAFHMVDEVLLQAVKGIAEVITKPGEMNIDFNDIRKVMSNSHKSLIGIGEASGPGRHLTAVKQAISSPLLENADIRGAKGFIVHFLADEDLTLMEQGEVMNLIRQYASNDSIVMFGHSYDSSLKGVFKVTVIATGFSEEKANVFLSRRPLNPEGATTQYDLKKNVFATFDEPKMKPESEDSMLIPAFLRRKKNPRNY; translated from the coding sequence ATGAATGAATTGTTTATGGCGAATGATTCTTTTGAAACCAAGAAAGCCAAAATTAAAGTAATCGGCGTCGGCGGTGGTGGTGGTAATGCCATTAATCACATGGTAAATTCCGGCTTGCGCGATATTGACTTTATTGCCGTTAATACCGATGCGCAGGATTTGCGCCGCAACCAGGCCCCTTATTTGGTGCAGGTAGGCGAAAAAATAACAAAGGGTTTGGGTGTGGGCGGAGATCCGGAAAAGGGGCGCCGTGCCGCAGAAGAATCCAAAGAAAAACTAAAACTGATTATCGGTCAAACTGATTTATTGTTTATTACTGCCGGTATGGGTGGCGGAACGGGTACGGGTGTAGCTCCGTATTTAGCCAAAATCGCCAAAGAAATTTACGGAGATGAATTATTGGTCATCGGGGTTGTGACACGTCCATTTAACTTTGAAGGGTATGTGCGTGAGAAGCAAGCCGATGAGGGCATCAAAGAAATGCAAAAGCATGTAGATTCTATGATTATTGTGCCCAATGAAAAATTGTTTGCCAATATTGATCCGGAAACATCTTCTCGTGATGCTTTTCATATGGTAGATGAAGTGCTTTTACAGGCGGTGAAAGGTATTGCTGAAGTAATCACCAAACCCGGAGAAATGAACATCGATTTTAACGATATCCGTAAAGTAATGAGCAATTCTCACAAATCCTTGATCGGAATTGGAGAGGCCAGCGGTCCGGGCCGTCATTTGACAGCTGTTAAACAGGCCATTTCTTCTCCGCTTCTGGAAAATGCCGACATTCGTGGAGCAAAAGGTTTTATTGTCCATTTTTTGGCCGATGAAGACTTGACCCTTATGGAGCAAGGAGAAGTGATGAATTTGATTCGTCAGTATGCTAGTAATGACTCTATTGTTATGTTCGGTCATTCTTATGATTCTTCTTTAAAAGGGGTTTTTAAAGTGACGGTCATTGCTACCGGATTTAGTGAAGAAAAAGCCAATGTGTTTTTGTCTCGTCGTCCGTTAAATCCGGAAGGAGCAACTACGCAGTATGATTTGAAAAAAAATGTTTTTGCTACATTTGACGAACCTAAAATGAAGCCAGAGTCGGAAGACAGTATGTTGATACCGGCTTTCTTACGTCGGAAAAAGAATCCCAGAAATTATTGA
- the ftsA gene encoding cell division protein FtsA has translation MAKPNIVAGLDVGSGKLTAVAAAHDFETNTLQVLTGRSVPCKGVRGGVVSDIRETSASVMHLLGGIERELNRDISNLFVGVRGAHLESFSNHGTYNISRIDKEITQADMDLAIENAKAMPIKNDNEIINVIPQGFAIDKLRGISNPEGMEGSLLEVDVHITTGSSTHINNLAKAIQRPGYKIDGTFYGLVPLGDCVLTQEEKEIGAMIIDLGGETMSVGLYIEGILKFSRDIPYGCDLITSDLSRLLHTSRFNAKEIKEKYGVAFPTFLDEEGEIPVPSLDGRSTHNIKKSYILDIIQPRVEELFEQIQHCVANSGYKNLAIVGVLTGGGSLMPGMTDQAVNILGLKEVRRGAVQRDLVTCDEQFFDPLYSTALALAISASDHSGYDDYARERYDKGGSAFGKIGRFLKGLDLFGG, from the coding sequence ATGGCAAAACCAAATATTGTTGCAGGATTAGACGTCGGTAGCGGCAAATTAACGGCAGTAGCCGCAGCTCACGATTTTGAAACCAATACTTTGCAAGTTTTAACCGGACGCAGCGTTCCCTGTAAGGGTGTACGTGGGGGGGTGGTGTCTGACATTCGGGAAACCTCTGCCTCCGTAATGCATCTTTTGGGTGGTATAGAGCGAGAACTTAACAGAGATATCAGTAATTTGTTTGTTGGGGTACGTGGTGCCCATTTGGAATCCTTTTCCAATCATGGTACGTATAATATTTCTCGTATTGATAAAGAAATTACGCAAGCGGATATGGACTTGGCTATTGAAAACGCCAAAGCCATGCCTATAAAAAATGACAATGAAATTATCAATGTTATTCCGCAAGGATTTGCTATTGATAAATTGCGCGGTATTTCCAATCCGGAGGGGATGGAAGGCTCTTTGTTGGAAGTTGACGTACATATTACCACCGGTTCTTCTACGCATATTAACAATTTAGCCAAAGCCATTCAACGTCCCGGATATAAAATAGACGGCACTTTTTATGGTTTGGTGCCTCTGGGTGATTGTGTATTAACCCAAGAAGAAAAAGAAATCGGGGCCATGATTATTGATTTAGGCGGGGAGACAATGTCTGTGGGGCTTTATATTGAAGGTATTTTAAAGTTTTCCAGAGATATTCCCTATGGATGTGACTTGATTACGAGTGATTTGTCTCGTTTATTACACACTTCTCGTTTTAATGCAAAAGAAATTAAAGAAAAATACGGTGTTGCTTTCCCTACTTTCTTAGATGAGGAAGGAGAAATACCTGTGCCTTCTTTGGACGGGCGTAGCACGCATAATATTAAAAAGAGTTATATTTTGGATATTATTCAGCCCCGCGTTGAGGAGTTATTTGAACAAATTCAACACTGTGTGGCCAATTCCGGCTATAAGAATTTGGCAATCGTCGGTGTGTTGACCGGCGGTGGCAGTTTGATGCCAGGTATGACCGATCAGGCGGTCAATATTTTGGGTTTAAAAGAGGTCCGTCGCGGAGCGGTACAGCGCGATTTGGTCACCTGTGATGAACAATTTTTTGATCCGCTTTATAGTACGGCTTTGGCCTTAGCTATTTCTGCTTCGGACCATTCCGGTTATGATGATTATGCCAGAGAACGCTATGATAAAGGTGGTTCTGCTTTTGGCAAAATCGGCCGTTTCTTAAAAGGTTTGGATTTGTTCGGCGGCTGA